TTTCTAGTGGGGTGTCGTTGGGAAGGGTTTATACGTCATTTCAAGCGTAGTCGAGAAACCTCAACAACACGCCCGCCGCTATCACACCCCGTCTCCACCAACTATGCCTCCCCATCCCATCCCGACCGCCCCCTACACCAACCTCTCCACCACCGCCCTTGACCGCCGACGCTGCTCCTCTATAGCCCCCAGCTCAACTCCCTGCGTCTCCGCCATCCGATGAATGTCGTACACCGTCAGATCCAGCAGCTCCGCGGCCCGTCCCACGCTTATCCTCCCTTCCGACACCAGCTTCAAAACATACTGCGCCGCCCCACGATGCAGCCACTGACGAAGCGCCGTCGCCTTATCAGTGTGTTCCTCCTGCGCGCTCAGCGACGCCAGCTCATCCAAATTCTCCGGTATGCGCAAAGGTACTACCTTACTCTTCATCTCTCTCCCCTTCTTTTCTAAGCTCCTCTCGAGTCTCCCAATACGCCGCCGTTCGAATTAATGGCCTGAGGAGTTCTAACGCCTCTTCTGCCTCGGCTTCTGTCAAAATACTACGCTTAGCCAAAACCAGTACCATATTGGCAGGCGTCAGGTAAGGAATATTTCGAGCTGACAACACCGATAAAAACCGCCGGTCGTCACTCACCACTAAAACATCCTGCTCGCGATCCAAGAGGTCCAGGATACTGCTTTCTCCCGCGCCTAGACCCAACTCCAACTCTTGATATTCCTTTGTCGCGACCAACTCGACAGAATCGCTAATTATCGTTCCGATGGCTTCTGCGTCCTGGTGAAGCCGAGCCTTTCCTTTGGTGACAACCTCGTCAAGCACCGTGCTCGTAATAACGCACGAGAACACTTGGGTCACTTCGGCCAATATTCCGCTTCTATAAAGCTTGATCATCCCATCAGCATCAAAGATTAAACGCACAAGCACATACTAATACAATCTTATACAAGTTACAACTTTACAAGTACTGTCCTTCATAGCCGCTTAATGTGTAGACATCCCAATTTCCATTGTAGGGGCTAGGTCGCCTCGCCCTTCCAAGCCGTTCCGACTGTGACACCTTTTTGTTGCCCCAACCCCTCCCATCCCTTACCCTACCCCCATGCCCCCAACCCACCCGGACTCCACCACCCATCCTGCCCCACCCCAGGGGAGGCCCCCACACGTCCTGCCCAACCACCCGCTCCACACCCCCACCCGCATGTCTGCGCAACGCTACTCCCCTCGATTCTCCCATTACGATGTTCGGATTCGATTGTACATTCGTTTGTCAAATAAAAAAGATTGTTTACTTCTTGTCAGGCGTCAATCCAAAACAAGCCCCATCGAAAACATCTGAAACTCCTCAATTCTTTATCGAAAGTCGTATTCCTTTCCACTCAAGCGTTCCCTTCAAACCCCTCTTGAAATCCTCCCTCTCCATGCCCTAAAATCGTGCCAGGCCATAAGGTCCGCCACAGCCTGATACGATCAGCGGAGTCCGATGTAATCTGACGGGAGGCTATATGCCCAAGTCCAAGGTCAAGGTCATCTCTTCCGACTCCCATATCGTCGAGCCCCCAGACCTCTGGCTCGAACGCATGGATAAGAAAAAGTTCGGCGACCGCGTCCCCCACATGGAACGCGAAAAGGGCGCGGACTGGTGGTACGCCGACCACCGCAAGGTCAATACTGTCGGCTCCATCACCCAGGCCGGCCTCCGCTTTGAGCGTCCCCAGGACATCACTAACGAAGGCAAGTTTCAGGACGTTTTCAAAGGCGGCTACGACCCCCACGCCCACGTCAAGGACATGGACATAGACGGCGTCTACGGCGGCGTCGTCTACCCCTCCATCGGCCTCGCCCTCTACCGCGAAGTGGTGGACCCCGCCTTTACACGCGAAATCTTCGCCGCCTATAACGACTGGCTCGCCGATTTTTGCTCACCCCATCCCGACCGCCTCAAAGGCGTCGCCATGATCAACATCGATGACGATGTCGAGGCCGCCATCTCCGAGCTTAAGCGATGCGCCGACATCGGCCTCGCCGGCGCCATGATCTCCTCCCACCCTCGTGCCGCCGAGCGCTACGAAATGCCCCTCTACGAGCCCTTCTGGGCCGCCGCCCAGGACCTGAACATGCCCCTGGCCCTCCACGTCACCACCAACCGCCCTGAACTCAATAAGCCGCCCCTGGAGATCAAAGTCAAGCGCACCGGCGCGGAAGTCGCCAACAACGACTACTGGGTCCGAGTCTCCCTAGCCCACATCATCCTCTCCGGCGTCCCTGAGCGATTCCCCAACCTCAAATTCGCCAACGTGGAACACGAGCTTGGCTGGATCCCCTTCTTCATGAACCGCCTTGACTTCGTCTACACCGAGCGCCGCCAGTCCAACCCCTACCGATTCAAGGGCGACACCCTCCCCAGCGACTTCATGAAGCGCCAGGTCTACCACTCCTTCCAGGAAGACGCCCTGGGCGTCCAGATGCGGCACCTCATCGGTGTCGACAACCTCATGTGGGGCAGCGACTACCCCCACGCCGAGTCCACCTTCCCCCAGTCCCAGCGCATCCTCAACGAAATCCTCGAAGGCGTCCCCCCAACAGAACGCGCCAAAATCGTCGGCCACAACTCCGCCAAAGTCTACAACTTCGCCTAAAATCGCC
The SAR202 cluster bacterium genome window above contains:
- a CDS encoding amidohydrolase, with translation MPKSKVKVISSDSHIVEPPDLWLERMDKKKFGDRVPHMEREKGADWWYADHRKVNTVGSITQAGLRFERPQDITNEGKFQDVFKGGYDPHAHVKDMDIDGVYGGVVYPSIGLALYREVVDPAFTREIFAAYNDWLADFCSPHPDRLKGVAMINIDDDVEAAISELKRCADIGLAGAMISSHPRAAERYEMPLYEPFWAAAQDLNMPLALHVTTNRPELNKPPLEIKVKRTGAEVANNDYWVRVSLAHIILSGVPERFPNLKFANVEHELGWIPFFMNRLDFVYTERRQSNPYRFKGDTLPSDFMKRQVYHSFQEDALGVQMRHLIGVDNLMWGSDYPHAESTFPQSQRILNEILEGVPPTERAKIVGHNSAKVYNFA